A genome region from Micromonospora peucetia includes the following:
- a CDS encoding SDR family NAD(P)-dependent oxidoreductase, with the protein MLVTDTHGTSDNDIAVVGVAARLPGARNVREFWRNLQSGVESVERFAPEVARARQLPPEETDAPGYQPVTATAADLDLFDPEFFGFTQREAELCDPQFRLFLELSYTALTDAGYDPRGIGQRVGVFGGATTNRYRFDHIERNRAVSRAAGLTSMSTGNNPDYIAPLVSYRLGFMGPSVSVYTACSTSLVAVHQAMQALRRGECEVAIAGGVQIDLPLGGGYPYLEGGILSRDGHVRPFAADATGTIFADGGALVVLKPLAAATAAGDQVYAVIKGSAVNNDGNRRAGFTAPGVDGQLELVRAALDDARVHPEAIGMVEAHGTGTVVGDPIEVAALSAAYLERTERREYCWLGSTKGNVGHLGPAAGTVGLLKAILAVRDGVITPTINCAEPNPALDLANSPFRLAREAQHWSNPEWLDRDAPRVAAVSSFGIGGTNAHVIIAQPPTQTAPPARTTAAPQLWPVSARSADALAASCETLAERLGDAGYDPADVAFTLQEGRAAFAHRRLVVAGDPEAAVAELTGEPTVRTIAGVAGSPQVTFLFPGQGAQFPGAGRHLYRTWPVYRDAVDTCADQLLPLLGLDLRELLNAEVTDEQAAAKLNETAVTQPALFTVEWALAQLLRSFGIEPVALLGHSIGEIVAATVAGVFALPDALRLVARRGQLMQALPPGGMLSLSLGADAVRAMLPSELDIAASNSPSSCVVSGELAAVEQFAQELADIGLSGSLLRTSHAFHSRMMAPICDDLAALVDSFPRQAPQLRYLSNVTGDWITDEQATSAAYWATHVRQEVRLEGCLARLDELTDAVHVQVGPGQSMCVFARQYAASQGRSATALTTMALPNDTTATDVTVLATTVGRLWVSGVDLDFSAVRTSGGRRVSLPGYPYERRRCWVDPDPVRPGAFDEDVEVSNDPLLTPLYLPAWRSQPVPRRGGSLLGETWLVLAGDGPVGAEIIEAARRRDVFVLPAYAGPGFVSAPDGYEFDPDASHDVDLLVEAVHQAGLLPDRIVYAVFDDDLTADPELVAMRGYHRMAALAKAMLRTFRAEVELVAVTDRVWSVNGEPARPEGATIAGPLRTLPRELSTVRVRQVDAALTAAAVAVAVVGEIGAGGDAELVALRGHRRWVHHHASIPNEPVSVPRQSDGGGVLLVTGGLGGLGLAVAEDLAARQQPDFVLVSRGGLPDRESWDDPGTPDGVRGQIAAVRRIEATGARVLVLRADVTDADAMASVVGRAQVELGPITGIIHAAGIAGGQLLALHDAETADRVLAPKVRGTLVLDALVRAGQLPELDFIALFSSIVAVSADYGHSDYAAANTFLDAYATAHADGSPYVVAINWWGWQEVGMVSTDRAGEGFRTLRRLRGGSAVTTLDHPLLHRASPDGDGWTFEVDLDVDSHWVLTDHRIGGVGVLPGTSLLEMVHAAARHVWGEVPVRLEDVVFIDPVRVTAAATGVVTLSPAHAGGFEFAISFALAGQSATVHCRGRVRAVPDGSAERVDIAEFREELVEADATQPYSGLVAFGQRFQAVSRYWEKDTRGLVELELPAAGRDDADRYTLHPALLDRAVYGLSGVEGRRYLPFLYRSVEVHRRIPERCWVVQTYHSDPTRPDFMEIDEVIVDADGRVCVTVEGYSLRSVDESVAVTAAGPAGEPTVRGTGMLTNVEGGELFRRIMRLRPGPQVITSVGSLPERLAVARTFNQQAVEAAETVAEPVRTIGTTFVAPQTPVQRELARLWCESLGLTKVGIDDDFFLLGGSSLTVVQLASRIRERLTVELSAADMFEYPTIRKLAGLLDSDRTADAIG; encoded by the coding sequence GTGTTGGTGACGGACACTCACGGCACATCTGACAACGACATAGCTGTTGTCGGAGTGGCGGCACGGTTACCGGGCGCACGCAATGTCCGTGAGTTTTGGCGCAACCTCCAAAGCGGTGTGGAGTCTGTCGAGCGCTTTGCTCCCGAAGTGGCGCGCGCACGGCAACTGCCGCCGGAAGAGACGGATGCGCCGGGTTACCAACCGGTGACGGCCACCGCCGCCGATCTCGACCTGTTCGATCCTGAGTTCTTTGGATTCACGCAACGTGAGGCCGAGCTCTGCGATCCGCAGTTCCGGCTGTTCCTCGAGCTTTCCTACACCGCGCTCACCGATGCGGGCTACGACCCGCGCGGCATCGGGCAGCGGGTGGGTGTCTTCGGGGGCGCGACCACGAACCGGTACCGGTTCGACCACATCGAACGCAACCGCGCCGTCAGTCGCGCCGCCGGCCTGACCAGCATGAGCACCGGCAACAACCCGGACTACATCGCTCCGCTGGTGTCGTACCGCCTCGGGTTCATGGGGCCGAGCGTGTCTGTCTACACGGCGTGCTCGACGTCCCTGGTCGCCGTGCACCAGGCGATGCAGGCGCTGCGCCGCGGCGAGTGCGAGGTCGCGATCGCCGGCGGCGTGCAGATCGACCTGCCGTTGGGCGGCGGCTACCCGTACCTGGAGGGTGGGATCCTGTCGCGGGACGGGCACGTCCGTCCGTTCGCAGCCGATGCCACCGGCACGATCTTCGCTGACGGCGGCGCGTTGGTGGTGCTCAAGCCACTGGCGGCGGCGACGGCCGCGGGCGACCAGGTGTACGCGGTGATCAAGGGTTCCGCGGTCAACAACGACGGCAACCGGCGGGCCGGGTTCACCGCTCCCGGCGTGGACGGCCAACTGGAGTTGGTCCGGGCGGCGTTGGACGACGCCCGGGTGCATCCCGAGGCGATCGGGATGGTCGAGGCGCACGGCACCGGCACGGTCGTGGGCGACCCGATCGAGGTGGCGGCGCTGAGTGCCGCATACCTGGAGCGCACCGAACGTCGCGAGTACTGCTGGCTCGGTTCGACGAAGGGCAACGTCGGCCACCTCGGCCCGGCGGCCGGCACCGTCGGCCTGCTCAAGGCGATCCTCGCGGTACGCGACGGCGTCATCACGCCGACGATCAACTGTGCTGAGCCGAACCCGGCGCTGGACCTCGCGAACTCCCCGTTCCGGCTCGCCAGGGAGGCCCAGCACTGGTCCAACCCCGAGTGGCTCGACCGGGACGCGCCGCGGGTCGCCGCGGTGAGTTCGTTCGGCATCGGCGGTACCAACGCGCACGTCATCATCGCGCAGCCCCCCACGCAGACGGCGCCACCGGCGCGGACGACGGCGGCACCGCAGCTGTGGCCGGTGTCGGCCCGTTCCGCCGACGCCCTCGCCGCCAGTTGCGAGACGTTGGCCGAGCGACTCGGCGACGCCGGGTACGACCCGGCCGACGTGGCGTTCACGTTGCAGGAGGGGCGGGCCGCGTTCGCGCACCGCAGGCTGGTGGTGGCCGGCGATCCGGAGGCGGCGGTCGCGGAGCTGACCGGCGAGCCGACGGTACGCACCATCGCCGGTGTCGCGGGGTCGCCGCAGGTGACGTTCCTGTTCCCCGGCCAGGGTGCGCAGTTCCCGGGAGCCGGGCGGCACCTCTACCGGACCTGGCCGGTCTACCGGGACGCCGTCGACACCTGCGCCGACCAGCTTCTGCCGCTGCTCGGTCTGGATCTGCGGGAGCTGCTGAACGCCGAGGTCACCGACGAGCAGGCCGCGGCGAAGCTCAACGAGACCGCCGTGACCCAGCCCGCGTTGTTCACCGTGGAATGGGCGTTGGCACAACTGCTGCGCTCGTTCGGCATCGAACCGGTGGCGCTGCTGGGGCACAGCATCGGGGAGATCGTGGCGGCGACGGTCGCCGGCGTGTTCGCGCTGCCGGACGCGTTGCGGCTGGTCGCGCGACGCGGGCAGCTGATGCAGGCGCTGCCGCCGGGCGGCATGTTGTCGTTGTCGCTGGGCGCGGACGCGGTACGGGCGATGCTGCCGAGCGAGCTGGACATCGCCGCCAGCAACTCGCCGTCGTCCTGTGTGGTCTCCGGTGAGCTGGCCGCCGTCGAGCAGTTCGCGCAGGAACTGGCGGACATCGGGCTGTCCGGCTCCCTGCTGCGCACGTCGCACGCGTTCCACTCGCGGATGATGGCGCCGATCTGCGACGACCTGGCAGCGCTGGTGGACAGCTTCCCCCGGCAGGCGCCGCAACTGCGTTACCTGTCGAACGTCACGGGCGACTGGATCACCGACGAGCAGGCGACCAGCGCCGCGTACTGGGCGACCCACGTACGGCAGGAAGTGCGGCTGGAGGGCTGCCTGGCGCGGCTCGACGAGCTGACCGACGCGGTGCACGTCCAGGTCGGGCCGGGGCAGTCGATGTGCGTCTTCGCCCGCCAGTACGCCGCCAGCCAGGGCCGGTCGGCGACCGCGCTGACCACGATGGCGCTGCCGAACGACACCACCGCCACCGACGTGACGGTGCTGGCGACGACGGTGGGCCGGCTGTGGGTGTCCGGCGTCGACCTGGACTTCTCGGCGGTACGGACGAGCGGCGGGCGGCGGGTCAGCCTGCCCGGTTACCCCTACGAGCGGCGGCGCTGCTGGGTGGACCCGGATCCGGTCCGTCCTGGGGCGTTCGACGAGGACGTCGAGGTGTCCAACGACCCGCTGCTGACGCCGTTGTACCTGCCGGCGTGGCGGTCGCAGCCGGTACCGCGCCGGGGCGGGAGCCTGCTCGGCGAGACGTGGCTGGTCCTCGCGGGCGACGGTCCGGTGGGCGCGGAGATCATCGAGGCGGCGCGACGGCGGGACGTGTTCGTGCTGCCCGCGTACGCCGGCCCGGGTTTCGTCTCGGCGCCGGACGGCTACGAGTTCGACCCGGATGCCAGCCACGACGTGGATCTGCTGGTGGAGGCGGTGCACCAGGCGGGTCTGCTGCCGGACCGGATCGTCTACGCCGTGTTCGACGACGACCTGACCGCCGATCCGGAACTGGTCGCGATGCGGGGCTACCACCGGATGGCGGCGCTGGCCAAGGCGATGCTGCGGACCTTCCGGGCCGAGGTGGAACTGGTGGCGGTCACCGACCGGGTGTGGTCGGTCAACGGTGAGCCGGCGCGGCCCGAAGGCGCCACGATCGCCGGCCCGTTGCGGACGCTGCCGCGTGAGCTGAGCACGGTCCGGGTGCGGCAGGTCGACGCGGCGCTGACCGCTGCCGCGGTGGCGGTGGCCGTGGTCGGTGAGATCGGTGCCGGTGGGGACGCGGAACTGGTGGCGTTGCGTGGACACCGTCGCTGGGTGCACCACCACGCGTCGATCCCGAACGAGCCGGTGAGCGTGCCGCGGCAGAGTGACGGCGGCGGCGTCCTGCTCGTAACCGGCGGGCTCGGCGGCCTCGGCCTGGCGGTCGCGGAGGACCTGGCAGCCCGGCAACAGCCCGACTTCGTGCTGGTCAGCCGAGGTGGGCTGCCGGACCGGGAGAGCTGGGACGACCCCGGTACGCCGGACGGGGTGCGGGGGCAGATCGCGGCGGTCAGGCGGATCGAGGCGACCGGTGCCCGGGTGCTGGTGCTGCGCGCCGACGTGACCGACGCCGACGCGATGGCGTCCGTGGTGGGGAGAGCTCAGGTCGAGCTGGGCCCGATCACCGGCATCATCCACGCTGCCGGGATCGCCGGGGGCCAGTTGCTGGCGCTGCACGACGCGGAGACGGCCGATCGGGTGCTGGCGCCGAAGGTGCGCGGCACGCTCGTGCTGGACGCGCTCGTGCGGGCCGGTCAGCTGCCCGAGCTGGACTTCATCGCGCTCTTCTCGTCGATCGTCGCCGTCTCGGCCGACTACGGGCACAGCGACTACGCGGCGGCGAACACCTTCCTCGACGCGTACGCCACCGCCCACGCGGACGGTTCGCCGTACGTGGTCGCGATCAACTGGTGGGGTTGGCAGGAGGTCGGCATGGTGTCGACCGACCGTGCCGGTGAGGGGTTCCGCACCCTGCGGCGCCTGCGCGGCGGCTCGGCGGTCACGACGCTCGACCATCCGTTGTTGCATCGGGCGTCGCCCGACGGGGACGGCTGGACCTTCGAGGTCGACCTGGACGTGGACAGCCACTGGGTGTTGACCGATCACCGGATCGGCGGCGTAGGTGTGCTGCCCGGCACGAGTCTGCTGGAGATGGTCCACGCCGCTGCCCGGCACGTGTGGGGTGAGGTGCCGGTACGACTCGAGGACGTCGTCTTCATCGACCCGGTGCGGGTCACGGCGGCGGCGACCGGTGTGGTCACGCTGTCGCCGGCGCACGCGGGCGGTTTCGAATTCGCGATCAGCTTCGCCCTCGCGGGGCAGTCGGCCACGGTGCACTGTCGTGGCCGGGTTCGTGCCGTACCGGACGGCAGCGCCGAGCGCGTCGACATCGCGGAGTTCCGGGAGGAACTGGTCGAGGCGGACGCGACCCAGCCGTACTCGGGGCTCGTCGCGTTCGGGCAACGGTTCCAGGCGGTCAGCCGGTACTGGGAGAAGGACACCCGGGGCCTGGTCGAGTTGGAACTGCCGGCGGCGGGGCGCGACGACGCGGACCGGTACACGCTGCATCCGGCGTTGCTGGACCGGGCGGTCTACGGGTTGTCCGGCGTCGAGGGTCGCCGCTACCTGCCGTTCCTGTACCGGTCGGTGGAGGTGCACCGCCGTATCCCGGAACGGTGCTGGGTGGTGCAGACCTATCACAGCGACCCGACGCGACCGGACTTCATGGAGATCGACGAGGTCATCGTCGACGCCGACGGCAGGGTCTGCGTGACCGTCGAGGGGTACTCGCTGCGCAGCGTGGACGAGTCGGTGGCGGTCACCGCCGCGGGGCCGGCGGGCGAGCCGACCGTTCGCGGCACCGGAATGCTGACCAACGTCGAGGGCGGCGAACTGTTCCGGCGGATCATGCGGCTGCGACCGGGGCCGCAGGTCATCACGTCGGTCGGATCGCTGCCGGAGCGGCTGGCTGTCGCCCGTACCTTCAACCAGCAGGCGGTCGAGGCGGCCGAGACGGTCGCCGAGCCGGTACGCACGATCGGTACGACGTTCGTGGCGCCGCAGACACCGGTGCAACGGGAGCTGGCACGGCTGTGGTGTGAGTCGCTCGGGCTGACCAAGGTCGGCATCGACGACGACTTCTTCCTGCTCGGCGGCTCGTCGCTGACGGTGGTGCAGCTGGCGTCGCGGATCCGGGAACGGTTGACGGTGGAGCTGTCGGCCGCGGACATGTTCGAATATCCGACCATCCGCAAACTGGCGGGCCTGCTGGATTCTGACCGGACCGCCGATGCGATCGGCTGA
- a CDS encoding thioesterase domain-containing protein, whose protein sequence is MSNEFADYATVGSQMVVAEAMGLLQLPPTNVTLGDLGIIGAEWERIQRDLFEIFHLRVDPTALSVLTPAQLGQFIADQPINRPGPQLRLADGSGTATWLVHGADGEVSWFLKHLDGIGLPTPLIGLRAPGWYDEPTPASIEELAARYSDQVRAAQPTGPYRLAGYCAGAVIAVAMANLLESQGETVERMFFIDPDLRHEPASRRDAVMFRLHQLKRRPEPAARLLRKPATETTLAQVLERMADPRPHQDPVERVLYRGLGVVADMIGLTGGDTLTPVASTATAWFTDSYLTSIAESKDKVMAHLATMFSGGVDIRYSPSHTEIFATTEFRDWLIQYAAAETHNAAR, encoded by the coding sequence TTGAGTAACGAATTTGCCGATTACGCGACGGTCGGCAGTCAAATGGTCGTCGCCGAGGCGATGGGACTGTTACAGCTACCGCCAACCAACGTCACTCTCGGTGATTTGGGCATCATCGGCGCGGAATGGGAACGCATCCAACGCGACCTGTTCGAGATCTTCCACCTCCGCGTCGACCCGACGGCACTCAGCGTGCTCACTCCGGCACAACTCGGTCAGTTCATCGCCGACCAGCCGATCAACCGGCCCGGCCCCCAGTTGCGCCTCGCGGACGGAAGCGGCACCGCGACGTGGCTGGTGCACGGCGCCGACGGCGAGGTGAGCTGGTTCCTCAAGCACCTCGACGGGATCGGGTTGCCGACCCCCCTGATCGGTCTGCGCGCCCCCGGCTGGTACGACGAGCCCACGCCCGCGTCGATCGAGGAACTCGCCGCCCGGTACAGCGACCAGGTCCGGGCCGCGCAGCCGACGGGCCCCTACCGGCTCGCCGGGTACTGTGCCGGCGCCGTCATCGCCGTCGCGATGGCGAACCTGCTGGAAAGCCAGGGGGAGACGGTCGAACGGATGTTCTTCATCGACCCGGACCTGCGGCACGAGCCCGCGTCGAGACGCGACGCCGTCATGTTCCGGCTGCACCAGCTCAAGCGCCGTCCCGAACCGGCCGCGCGGCTGCTGCGCAAACCCGCGACCGAGACGACGCTCGCCCAGGTGCTGGAACGGATGGCCGACCCACGGCCCCATCAGGACCCGGTGGAGCGCGTCCTCTACCGCGGGCTCGGGGTCGTCGCCGACATGATCGGCCTCACCGGTGGTGACACGCTGACACCGGTCGCCAGCACGGCGACCGCCTGGTTCACCGATTCCTACCTGACCTCGATCGCCGAGAGCAAGGACAAGGTCATGGCACACCTCGCCACCATGTTCAGCGGCGGCGTCGACATCCGGTACAGCCCCTCACACACGGAGATATTCGCGACCACCGAATTCCGTGACTGGCTCATTCAGTATGCCGCAGCGGAAACCCACAACGCCGCCAGATAG
- a CDS encoding LLM class flavin-dependent oxidoreductase: protein MRLGLNLGTLHDRTSLDDLLALAQAADQLGYDALWIAEAYSSDVPTLLGWLAAQTERIDLGAAVMQIPARAPTMTAMTAATLDLASGGRFRLGLGISGPVVSEGWYGVPFGQPLTRTREYVAVVRATLTRRPVRFAGRHTTLPLPGAPGEPQRLTMRPLRRDLPIYLAALGPKNLELAGEIADGSLSLFLPPEGVAETLAHIATGRNRASGDRTGFDLVATMPMAMGDDLEACANQVRPYAAQFLGVGGNARNFYVEQAERLGYGDAAHKVRKLFQEGDPDALAAVPFEFLDRTCLLGSTARIEARVRAYAAAGLNTLSVAPRGATMAERIAGLREMAAIWRRCGFPLRHTE, encoded by the coding sequence ATGAGGCTCGGACTGAATCTCGGTACGTTGCACGACCGGACCAGTCTCGACGATCTGCTGGCGTTGGCACAGGCGGCGGACCAGTTGGGGTACGACGCACTGTGGATCGCCGAGGCGTACAGCAGCGACGTGCCGACGCTGCTGGGCTGGCTGGCCGCGCAGACCGAGCGGATCGACCTGGGCGCCGCAGTCATGCAGATTCCCGCCCGGGCGCCGACGATGACTGCGATGACCGCGGCGACGCTCGACCTGGCCAGCGGCGGCAGATTCCGGTTGGGGCTGGGAATATCCGGCCCGGTGGTGTCGGAGGGCTGGTACGGGGTGCCCTTCGGACAGCCGTTGACCCGGACCCGGGAATACGTGGCCGTGGTCCGCGCGACACTGACCCGCCGGCCGGTCCGGTTCGCGGGACGGCACACGACGCTGCCGCTGCCGGGCGCGCCGGGGGAGCCGCAACGGTTGACGATGCGCCCGCTACGGCGCGACCTGCCGATCTATCTGGCGGCGTTGGGGCCGAAGAATCTGGAACTGGCCGGGGAGATCGCCGACGGATCGCTGTCGCTCTTCCTGCCGCCGGAGGGCGTCGCGGAGACCCTCGCGCATATCGCGACGGGCCGAAACCGGGCGTCGGGCGACAGAACCGGGTTCGACCTGGTCGCCACGATGCCAATGGCCATGGGTGATGACCTGGAGGCGTGCGCGAATCAGGTGCGGCCGTACGCCGCCCAATTCCTGGGCGTGGGTGGAAACGCCCGCAACTTCTATGTCGAACAGGCCGAGCGGCTCGGTTACGGCGACGCGGCACACAAGGTGCGGAAACTGTTCCAGGAAGGCGACCCGGACGCGCTCGCGGCAGTACCGTTCGAATTCCTCGACCGTACGTGCCTGCTCGGCTCCACTGCGCGGATCGAGGCCAGGGTGCGGGCGTACGCCGCAGCCGGTCTCAATACGCTGTCGGTTGCGCCCCGCGGCGCAACAATGGCCGAGCGAATCGCCGGGTTGCGGGAGATGGCGGCTATCTGGCGGCGTTGTGGGTTTCCGCTGCGGCATACTGAATGA
- a CDS encoding non-ribosomal peptide synthetase, protein MKENALWTLERLLPGSGVNNVPITLVTTERLDVVALQATLDQLARRHRALRTRFVEVDGLPARVVAESAPVPLELVEAAADEAGKVCRAATGRPFDLAEDIPVRAVLVRCPDRDVICLCLHHLAVDAVSAAVLVEEFAALYPAMLADGRPPAELAGPGPAPELAAPTAAAFDFWHRHLADLRGLPAALEFGRPDPATPTFAGGAVTRRLSAAAITAMRDLRRACRATDNIVLLTLYYVLLMRHGAGRDVVVGVPVDLRDGAARRAVGYYMNTLPLRVDVAPERTFGELVREVRRLFVTAMDHADVSYEELETSHTRSEAAWWVPPFRHMFNHRPPAEPMTGGLDELAAEVWDIDSDHSRLDIELVVMREGDGVTLKAVYGSDVHDADDIAALLARYEAVLERLPAQIDRPVGGLDIWSAADRAVVDDANATAVDSPLRTVAEGIAAQVAAQPEATAIIDRDGVTWTYRDVAARTAGVAALLARAGVGKGAIVGLYAERDFPCAVAALGIWQTGAAYLPLDPDQPAARLAYELTDAQVSVLLVDHEPPPGVVPAGCRVIELGSADPDERDWPAPTPTPTDPAYVIYTSGSTGLPKGVVISHANLANVVRHYLTDLGVTSQDALLWLTTFAFDISALEVFLPLVAGARVVVADDAARSDGAVLLDLVERYDVSVLQATPTTWRLVVQEAKGRLRGRRVLCGGEPLPAHLARALLATGCTLWNVYGPTETTIWSTSALVTDIDAGVPVGRPIANTTVVIADGDGRPQPPGMPGEVCIGGDGVAIGYLRRPELTAQRFGELGGAGRFYRTGDVGRWRHDGTLELRGRTDRQVKLRGHRIELGEVEAVLEQHPRVSAAAVVLAGDPSADGGLVAFVRGASADIADDVWRFAKDQLASYAVPTDVVVLEAMPTTGNDKVDYPTLSAMAEQRTAARRAHSAEAAPVADGLVGEFVELWRSILKAPQLHEQSNFFRSGGHSLLAAKLAQQVTRSTGVSVSLSTVFSAPTPQQLAGFVLSQQSEGA, encoded by the coding sequence GTGAAGGAAAACGCGCTCTGGACGCTGGAGCGGCTGCTGCCGGGCAGCGGCGTGAACAACGTGCCGATCACGCTGGTCACGACGGAACGACTGGACGTCGTGGCGCTACAGGCCACGTTGGATCAGCTGGCGCGGCGGCATCGGGCGCTACGGACGCGGTTCGTCGAGGTTGACGGGCTGCCGGCGCGGGTGGTGGCGGAGTCCGCCCCGGTGCCGCTCGAACTGGTGGAGGCAGCGGCCGACGAGGCCGGCAAGGTGTGCCGCGCTGCCACGGGGCGGCCGTTCGACCTGGCCGAGGACATTCCGGTCCGCGCGGTCCTGGTGCGGTGCCCGGACCGGGACGTCATCTGCCTGTGCCTGCACCATCTGGCGGTCGATGCGGTGTCGGCCGCGGTACTGGTCGAGGAGTTCGCGGCACTGTATCCGGCGATGCTCGCCGACGGCCGACCACCGGCGGAGCTCGCCGGGCCCGGACCGGCACCGGAACTCGCCGCGCCGACGGCGGCGGCGTTCGACTTCTGGCACCGGCACCTCGCGGACCTGCGGGGCCTACCGGCCGCGTTGGAGTTCGGCCGGCCGGACCCGGCGACGCCGACGTTCGCTGGCGGCGCCGTCACCCGGCGCCTGTCCGCGGCTGCGATCACCGCCATGCGAGACCTGCGTCGGGCGTGCCGCGCAACCGACAACATCGTGCTGTTGACGCTGTACTACGTGCTGCTGATGCGCCATGGCGCGGGTCGGGACGTGGTGGTCGGGGTGCCGGTCGACCTACGGGACGGCGCGGCGCGGCGGGCGGTCGGCTATTACATGAACACCCTGCCGTTGCGGGTGGATGTGGCGCCGGAGCGCACTTTCGGGGAGTTGGTACGGGAGGTCCGGCGGTTGTTCGTCACCGCGATGGACCACGCTGATGTCTCGTACGAGGAACTGGAGACGTCGCACACGCGCAGTGAGGCGGCGTGGTGGGTGCCGCCGTTCCGCCACATGTTCAACCACCGGCCGCCCGCGGAGCCGATGACCGGCGGCCTGGACGAACTGGCGGCGGAGGTGTGGGATATCGACAGCGATCACAGCCGGCTCGACATCGAGCTGGTCGTGATGCGCGAGGGCGACGGCGTCACGCTGAAGGCGGTCTACGGGTCGGACGTCCACGACGCGGACGACATCGCCGCGCTGCTGGCGCGGTACGAGGCGGTGTTGGAACGACTGCCGGCTCAGATCGACCGGCCGGTCGGGGGCCTCGACATCTGGAGCGCCGCAGACCGGGCCGTGGTCGACGACGCCAACGCGACAGCGGTCGACAGTCCGTTGAGAACGGTGGCGGAAGGAATCGCCGCGCAGGTGGCGGCCCAGCCGGAAGCGACGGCGATCATCGATCGCGACGGCGTGACATGGACGTACCGTGACGTGGCGGCGCGGACGGCCGGTGTCGCCGCGCTGTTGGCCCGGGCGGGGGTGGGGAAGGGTGCGATCGTCGGCCTCTACGCCGAGCGGGACTTCCCGTGCGCGGTGGCCGCGTTGGGCATCTGGCAGACGGGAGCGGCGTACCTGCCGCTCGACCCGGACCAACCGGCTGCGCGGCTCGCGTACGAGCTCACGGATGCCCAGGTCAGCGTGCTCCTGGTGGATCATGAGCCGCCGCCGGGGGTAGTTCCCGCCGGCTGTCGGGTGATCGAGCTCGGGTCGGCCGATCCGGACGAGCGGGACTGGCCGGCACCGACGCCGACACCGACCGACCCGGCGTACGTCATCTACACCTCCGGCTCCACCGGGTTGCCGAAGGGCGTGGTGATCAGCCACGCCAACCTGGCGAACGTGGTGCGGCACTACCTCACCGACCTCGGCGTGACCAGCCAGGACGCCCTGCTGTGGCTGACGACCTTCGCGTTCGACATCTCCGCTCTCGAGGTGTTCCTGCCCCTCGTCGCCGGCGCGCGGGTGGTCGTCGCCGACGATGCCGCCCGCAGCGACGGCGCGGTCCTGCTCGACCTGGTGGAGCGCTACGACGTGTCGGTGCTGCAGGCGACACCGACGACGTGGCGGCTGGTGGTGCAGGAGGCGAAGGGCCGGCTGCGGGGGCGGCGGGTTCTCTGCGGCGGTGAACCGCTGCCGGCGCATCTGGCACGGGCGCTGCTCGCGACCGGCTGCACGCTGTGGAACGTGTACGGGCCGACCGAGACGACGATCTGGTCCACCAGCGCGCTGGTCACCGACATCGACGCGGGCGTACCGGTGGGTCGGCCGATTGCGAACACCACCGTGGTGATCGCCGACGGGGATGGCCGACCGCAGCCGCCCGGAATGCCGGGCGAGGTGTGCATCGGCGGCGACGGTGTAGCCATCGGCTACCTGCGCCGCCCCGAGTTGACGGCGCAGCGGTTCGGTGAGCTCGGGGGTGCGGGCCGGTTCTACCGCACCGGCGATGTCGGCCGCTGGCGCCACGACGGCACGCTTGAGCTGCGGGGACGTACCGACCGCCAGGTCAAGCTGCGGGGCCACCGGATCGAGCTCGGCGAGGTGGAGGCGGTGCTGGAGCAGCATCCGCGGGTGAGCGCCGCCGCGGTGGTGCTGGCCGGCGACCCGAGCGCCGACGGCGGCCTGGTGGCCTTCGTGCGTGGTGCCAGCGCCGACATCGCCGACGACGTGTGGCGTTTCGCGAAGGACCAGCTCGCGTCGTACGCGGTACCCACCGACGTGGTGGTGCTGGAGGCGATGCCGACGACCGGCAACGACAAAGTGGACTATCCGACGTTGAGCGCAATGGCCGAGCAGCGGACAGCGGCCCGGAGAGCTCACTCGGCCGAGGCCGCGCCGGTCGCCGATGGTCTGGTCGGTGAGTTCGTGGAGTTGTGGCGGAGCATTCTGAAGGCGCCGCAGTTGCACGAGCAGTCGAACTTCTTCCGCAGCGGCGGTCATTCGCTGCTCGCCGCGAAACTGGCGCAGCAGGTCACCAGGTCGACCGGGGTGAGTGTGTCGTTGTCGACGGTCTTCTCGGCACCGACACCGCAGCAGCTGGCCGGATTCGTGCTGAGCCAACAATCGGAGGGAGCATGA
- a CDS encoding SigE family RNA polymerase sigma factor → MGDRDTAFAEYFAARSDAMRGTAYLLCGDWHRAEDLVQTAFTKLYLVWNRISRHEVLDAYVRQILIRTFLDERRRGWWRRERVGGEAAERTAPPDAPENRLVMLQALAAVPPRQRAVLVLRYWEDLSVEEAAAMLGCSPGTVKSQAARGLGTLRSLLSPTHSGIEKGAR, encoded by the coding sequence ATGGGCGATCGCGACACGGCGTTCGCGGAGTACTTCGCGGCAAGGTCGGACGCGATGCGCGGGACCGCGTACCTGCTCTGCGGCGACTGGCACCGGGCGGAGGACCTGGTCCAGACCGCGTTCACCAAGCTCTATCTGGTCTGGAACCGGATCTCGCGGCACGAGGTGCTCGATGCGTACGTGCGGCAGATCCTGATCCGCACCTTCCTCGACGAGCGAAGGCGGGGCTGGTGGCGGCGGGAGCGGGTGGGCGGGGAGGCCGCCGAGCGGACGGCACCGCCCGACGCGCCGGAGAACCGGCTGGTGATGCTCCAGGCACTGGCCGCCGTACCGCCACGCCAACGAGCCGTCCTGGTCCTCCGGTACTGGGAGGACCTTTCGGTCGAGGAGGCCGCGGCAATGCTCGGATGCTCGCCGGGCACGGTGAAGAGCCAGGCCGCCCGTGGCCTGGGCACGCTGCGGAGCCTCCTGTCACCCACACACAGCGGGATCGAGAAGGGGGCACGATGA